GGAGTCCTTGCAATTTGAATTAGCCACAATTGAAGCTGCAACAAACAGATTTGGTGTAGAAAACAGGATAGGGAAAGGTGGATTTGGAGAAGTCTACAAAGTAAATATATCAACTAGTACTACATTAAATGATAATATCAATAATACTTCTTTTCCATGTTGACTTCTTCTGTATGCTATTCAGGGAATTCTCTCAGATGGACAAGAAATTGCTGTGAAGAGGCTTACAAGAAGCTCCGGGCAAGGTGCAGAAGAGTTTAAAAATGAGGTTCAAGTTATAGCTAAGCTTCAACACAGAAATCTAGTGAGGTTACTAGGATTTTGTTTGGAAGATGAAGAGAAGATACTTATCTATGAGTATGTGCCAAACAAGAGTCTAGATTACTTTTTATTTGGTATGTTGTTTCTAAACTTATAAATTCTAAATTTCAGCTAGAGGCATGTCTGGGTAAATGAATAACCTTTTATGGATCCATTCTGATTCGAACTGGATAACTGACCATCCAAATAAACTAATATTGTAGATCCCCATAAGCGAAAACTGTTATCTTGGTCTCAACGCCAGAAGATCATCAAAGGAGTTGCCCGTGGAATTATTTATCTACATGAAGATTCTCGCCTCAAAATAATACACCGTGATCTGAAACCTAGTAATGTCTTGTTAGATAGTAATATGAACCCAAAAATATCAGATTTTGGCATGGCTAGAATCGTGTCTGGAGATCAAAATGAAGAAAGTACTTGCAGGATTGTAGGGACGTAGtaagtttattatttttgcTCAACTTCATTTGCTTTTTCACATGCCTTGTTTTACCAAGCAATCGTTGTCAATTTGTCATTGATGATCACTAAACAAAATTTCTCCTTTTTCATATACAGTGGTTATATTTCTCCAGAATATGCAATGCATGGATACTTTTCTGCGAAATCAGATGTGTTTAGTTTTGGAATCATGGTTCTAGAGATTATCAGTGGAAAGAGGAAAGGTTGTTCTACTGACTCAGAGTGCGTTGATGACATCCGAAGATACGTGAGTACAAAATTTCTTAGACCTCTGTTTATATAGTTGAAAGAATGATtttcttcattaacaaattaatattttaggctTGGATAAAATGGGCAGAGCAAACGCCTCTTGAACTATTGGATCCTAATATAGAAGGAACTTATTCCCATGAAGAAGTAATCAAGTACGTCCACATTGGCTTGTTATGTGTTCAAGAAGATCCAAATGAAAGACCTACAATGGCAACAATTGCATTCTACCTCAACAGCCCTTCAATCAACCTGCCACCACCTCTTGAACCGCCATATTTTAGGCGTAGTAGAATTGAAGAAAACACAACCCTCAGCAAGGAATTGGGCAATACCAGTGATTCCACCAATGGAATCACTATGACTACATTCTTTCCTCGTTAAGGCATGGGTGAAAACAGTTTTTGCTGTATCAATATTATTATCTACATTCTACTGTTACATAATGATTATAGACCACATACTTGAACCATATGAAATACAATTTGAATAAATCATTCAAGAGTTTGAAAACAATGTTAAGTTATA
The genomic region above belongs to Cicer arietinum cultivar CDC Frontier isolate Library 1 chromosome 4, Cicar.CDCFrontier_v2.0, whole genome shotgun sequence and contains:
- the LOC101509396 gene encoding cysteine-rich receptor-like protein kinase 25, with amino-acid sequence MGSFHFLFSLSTLFCLFSHCSPSPIIQAATDNVTHAYYNCTRNTTATNNAYRSNIQTLLKWISSNSTNNARYYNTTVNSQNTADTVYGFFLCIRDTDPKICQSCVIEAAKLISSLCTTSIEAIVWYTVCYVRYSDRCFFSTVEKSPEISFMNDKDYVGEVERFNNIVWDMLNDLRSEAANASSKLADKSVNITAHQKLYGYAWCTPYLSAENCSWCLSDAIAEVPTSCCRGKSGGSIIYPSCGVRFELYPFHKAHSNNAWVRPPPLPTSPLPSAPPGKEKQKTLISIVIVVPVVVSLVLSVLGCCCFLYRKERKNQHDILKESFGNDITSLESLQFELATIEAATNRFGVENRIGKGGFGEVYKGILSDGQEIAVKRLTRSSGQGAEEFKNEVQVIAKLQHRNLVRLLGFCLEDEEKILIYEYVPNKSLDYFLFDPHKRKLLSWSQRQKIIKGVARGIIYLHEDSRLKIIHRDLKPSNVLLDSNMNPKISDFGMARIVSGDQNEESTCRIVGTYGYISPEYAMHGYFSAKSDVFSFGIMVLEIISGKRKGCSTDSECVDDIRRYAWIKWAEQTPLELLDPNIEGTYSHEEVIKYVHIGLLCVQEDPNERPTMATIAFYLNSPSINLPPPLEPPYFRRSRIEENTTLSKELGNTSDSTNGITMTTFFPR